In a single window of the Mus musculus strain C57BL/6J chromosome 6, GRCm38.p6 C57BL/6J genome:
- the Reg2 gene encoding lithostathine-2 precursor, which produces MAQNNVYLILFLCLMFLSYSQGQVAEEDFPLAEKDLPSAKINCPEGANAYGSYCYYLIEDRLTWGEADLFCQNMNAGHLVSILSQAESNFVASLVKESGTTASNVWTGLHDPKSNRRWHWSSGSLFLFKSWATGAPSTANRGYCVSLTSNTAYKKWKDENCEAQYSFVCKFRA; this is translated from the exons ATGGCTCAGAACAATGTATACCTTATCCTGTTCTTATGCCTGATGTTCCTGTCATACAGCCAAG gCCAGGTAGCTGAAGAAGACTTCCCCTTGGCTGAAAAAGACCTTCCTTCTGCCAAAATCAACTGCCCAGAGGGTGCCAACGCCTATGGTTCCTACTGTTATTATCTAATTGAAGACCGTTTGACCTGGGGGGAGGCTGAT CTCTTTTGCCAGAACATGAATGCAGGTCACCTGGTGTCAATACTCAGCCAGGCTGAGAGCAACTTTGTGGCCTCGCTGGTTAAGGAGAGTGGTACTACAGCTTCCAATGTCTGGACTGGACTTCATGACCCTAAAAgt AACCGTCGTTGGCACTGGAGCAGTGGCTCCCTATTTCTCTTCAAGTCATGGGCCACTGGAGCTCCAAGCACTGCCAACCGTGGTTATTGTGTATCGCTGACTTCAAACACAG CATACAAAAAATGGAAGGACGAAAACTGTGAGGCACAGTACTCCTTTGTCTGCAAGTTCAGAGCCtaa
- the Reg1 gene encoding lithostathine-1 precursor: MARNAYFILLSCLIVLSPSQGQEAEEDLPSARISCPEGSNAYSSYCYYFTEDRLTWADADLFCQNMNSGYLVSVLSQAEGNFVASLIKESGTTDANVWTGLHDPKRNRRWHWSSGSLFLYKSWATGSPNSSNRGYCVSLTSNTGYKKWKDDNCDAQYSFVCKFKG; the protein is encoded by the exons ATGGCTAGGAACGCCTACTTCATCCTGCTCTCATGCCTGATCGTCCTGTCTCCAAGCCAAG GCCAGGAAGCTGAAGAAGACCTGCCATCTGCCAGGATCAGTTGCCCAGAAGGTTCCAATGCCTACAGCTCCTATTGTTACTACTTCACTGAAGACCGTTTAACTTGGGCTGATGCAGAT CTTTTTTGCCAGAACATGAATTCAGGCTACCTGGTGTCAGTTCTCAGTCAGGCTGAGGGCAACTTTGTGGCCTCTCTGATTAAGGAGAGTGGCACTACAGACGCCAATGTCTGGACTGGACTCCATGATCCCAAAAGG AATCGTCGCTGGCACTGGAGCAGTGGGTCTCTGTTTCTCTACAAATCCTGGGCAACTGGGTCTCCTAACAGTTCCAATCGTGGCTACTGTGTATCTCTGACTTCAAACACAG gatacaagaaatggaaggatGACAACTGTGATGCCCAATACTCATTTGTCTGCAAGTTCAAAGGCTGA